ATGACTGGGATCAAATAAGCGGTGATGGACGACTTCTTGGCTTGTATCTGCAACGGATTTCACCGGCATGTGAGTGCGAAACCATTCAAAGATATATCGATCAGCAATGACAACATCCACCCGTTTGTTAAAGAGCAATTTATTTTGCACACTTTGATCAGCGATCTCTTTATATTTGGGGTTCGTCTTTGTCATTTGGGCATATTGTGCCCCTAAATATTTACTGGCATTTTGAAAAGCTAAGACCGTCTTATCTTGTAAATCAGCCACAGAGTGGATTTCAAGGTTTCGACTTTTTAAAGTTATGGCAAAATTCCAATAGGTAATATGCGGATTGGTATAACA
The DNA window shown above is from Candidatus Terasakiella magnetica and carries:
- a CDS encoding substrate-binding periplasmic protein, producing the protein MKIAVGLSIPPYVIKEKAKGIEYDILKEVLNSQGYEMEPVYVPLSRTLHLIKYGQVDGIMSTGQKDLPGCYTNPHITYWNFAITLKSRNLEIHSVADLQDKTVLAFQNASKYLGAQYAQMTKTNPKYKEIADQSVQNKLLFNKRVDVVIADRYIFEWFRTHMPVKSVADTSQEVVHHRLFDPSHFSSVFKDSDVCLAFNKGLEAMKVSGRYGEIIASYGVGDPDWIN